The Mucilaginibacter terrenus genome has a segment encoding these proteins:
- a CDS encoding L,D-transpeptidase scaffold domain-containing protein, with the protein MMKKQMNIDNYHSINKQVDTLLLVCLFLVSLMLTLVVSTTARANGSDKIADKELSAEIAAQLSSGKLPLNFPQSAKRFYQQRQFAANWLVSEKDADQTWAAVLMLDCVLQFGLNQADYHPNELVASKLHDILERRADVPLVQKARYEIMLTDAVLSFVNNLHFGKYNPDYPASKVDKGVLPFDAISVLNKAVLSKDFMVTIVSAQPQNQLYQNLQERMHKVAGVQVGDCYEFPEAEVRKMALNMERLRWAALDSSNFIHVNVPSYKLSFYHQQAVDTFRVVVGKPGNPTPTLTSVVKYFTTAPEWKVPQKIFKNELLTKAIRDTAYLTNNHYAIYNNAGMLITPNRTYLLKIKQNPARYHATQSAGCDNALGQIVFRFPNIYEIYMHDTPQQELFKKDARAYSHGCIRVQQAAKLARLLLVNDGQQAMVNKMLTAINQGNRKNFKLIKPVPIAVTYLTCEVIDGEYIAYNDIYNLDNSLDMLMYKKDDKTLKLSQN; encoded by the coding sequence ATGATGAAAAAGCAAATGAACATCGATAATTACCACAGCATAAACAAACAAGTTGATACTTTGCTGCTGGTATGCTTGTTCCTGGTAAGTTTAATGCTTACGTTAGTGGTAAGTACGACAGCTCGTGCTAACGGCTCTGATAAAATAGCAGATAAAGAACTTTCTGCTGAGATAGCTGCGCAGTTAAGCAGCGGAAAATTGCCTTTAAACTTTCCTCAGTCTGCAAAAAGATTTTATCAGCAGCGTCAATTTGCTGCTAACTGGCTGGTTTCTGAAAAAGATGCTGACCAAACATGGGCGGCCGTGTTAATGTTAGATTGTGTGTTGCAGTTTGGTCTTAATCAAGCCGATTATCACCCCAATGAATTGGTAGCCAGTAAACTTCACGACATATTGGAACGGCGCGCTGATGTGCCGCTGGTTCAAAAGGCCCGATATGAAATTATGCTTACGGATGCCGTATTGTCATTTGTCAATAACCTGCACTTTGGTAAATACAATCCCGACTATCCGGCTTCAAAAGTTGACAAAGGTGTACTGCCGTTTGATGCAATAAGCGTGCTTAACAAGGCTGTTTTAAGCAAAGACTTTATGGTAACCATCGTTAGCGCTCAACCTCAAAACCAACTGTACCAAAATCTTCAGGAACGGATGCATAAAGTAGCAGGGGTACAGGTAGGAGATTGTTACGAATTCCCGGAAGCAGAAGTGCGCAAAATGGCTCTTAACATGGAACGGTTAAGGTGGGCCGCATTGGATAGCAGCAATTTCATCCATGTTAATGTGCCATCTTACAAGCTCAGTTTTTACCATCAGCAAGCGGTGGATACATTTCGGGTAGTTGTAGGTAAGCCTGGAAACCCTACACCAACCTTAACAAGTGTTGTTAAGTATTTTACCACCGCGCCGGAATGGAAAGTGCCGCAAAAAATATTCAAAAATGAATTGTTGACAAAGGCAATACGGGACACCGCCTATTTAACAAACAACCACTATGCTATTTACAACAATGCCGGGATGCTGATAACTCCTAACAGAACCTATCTTTTAAAAATCAAGCAAAACCCGGCACGATACCATGCTACCCAGTCTGCCGGGTGCGATAACGCACTTGGGCAGATCGTATTCAGATTCCCTAACATTTATGAGATCTACATGCATGATACGCCACAGCAGGAGCTGTTTAAGAAGGATGCCCGCGCTTACAGTCACGGCTGTATTCGTGTGCAGCAAGCGGCTAAACTGGCCCGGCTTTTATTAGTGAATGATGGCCAGCAAGCAATGGTCAACAAAATGCTAACAGCAATAAACCAGGGTAACAGGAAGAACTTCAAATTAATTAAACCTGTACCTATAGCAGTAACATACCTTACCTGCGAGGTGATTGACGGAGAATATATTGCATATAACGATATATATAACCTCGACAATAGCCTTGATATGCTTAT
- a CDS encoding LOG family protein: MGSTEIQFLDGPHSRLKELKFTIQTMLDLIRGLRALHFVGPCITFFGSARFKEDHPYYDLTRNAAAAFARLGFTVITGGGPGLMEAANRGAKDAGGYSVGCNIQLPVEQMPNPYLDKWVYMSHFFLRKVLLVKYSFAFVVMPGGYGTLDEYFEALTLIQTHKIKDFPIIIFGKEYHKELIDHIAVMKRDGTIGFNDEKYFLVTDDIDEAKALIEEKSIKKFGLKPKRKYQPFGWLFEKK, encoded by the coding sequence ATGGGCAGCACAGAAATACAGTTCCTGGACGGGCCGCACTCCAGATTAAAAGAGCTAAAGTTTACTATACAGACAATGCTGGACCTTATACGAGGCTTGCGTGCATTACACTTTGTAGGCCCATGTATTACCTTTTTTGGTTCGGCCCGCTTTAAAGAGGATCATCCGTACTATGACCTAACACGTAATGCGGCTGCGGCCTTTGCAAGGTTGGGATTTACTGTTATAACAGGAGGGGGGCCTGGCTTAATGGAGGCGGCTAACCGTGGCGCCAAAGACGCTGGAGGGTATTCTGTAGGATGTAATATTCAGTTGCCAGTAGAACAAATGCCCAATCCATACCTGGATAAATGGGTTTACATGAGCCATTTTTTTCTAAGAAAAGTATTGTTGGTTAAATACTCCTTTGCTTTTGTGGTGATGCCGGGTGGTTATGGAACACTGGATGAATACTTTGAAGCGTTGACCCTTATTCAAACCCATAAAATAAAGGATTTCCCCATCATCATTTTTGGTAAAGAATACCACAAAGAATTAATTGATCACATAGCAGTGATGAAGCGGGACGGAACAATAGGCTTTAACGATGAAAAGTACTTTTTGGTAACTGATGATATTGATGAAGCTAAAGCTCTAATTGAAGAAAAAAGCATAAAGAAGTTTGGTTTAAAGCCTAAAAGAAAGTATCAGCCATTTGGCTGGCTATTCGAAAAAAAGTAA
- a CDS encoding PAS domain-containing sensor histidine kinase yields the protein MENAALLNAIIQNAIDGIITIDGRGVIETINPAACSLFQYSPEEVIGKNVFYLMPPPDRGQHDEYIRRYQHTGVPHIIGIGREVIGLRKDGSTFPFRLAVSEVAFSGRKIYTGFIHDLSKQKEAEEQLRDYAAHLEELVEERTQSLKESVMALQNAKEEVSLSLEKEKELSQLKSRFVSMASHEFRTPLSAIQLSASLIDKYAQAFNSDNIAKHVGKIKNAVGNLTTILNDFLSLEKLEAGKVNPAFSTFDLVKLSEEITEEMQIIAKQNQHIIYQHTGKESVVNLDQNLLKNCIFNLIANAIKYSGENTFVEFNTEISDAGCTIMIKDNGIGIPEKDQKHLFEPFFRAHNTGNIPGTGLGLNIVERYTKLMNGYIEFKSVINQGTSFKISFNRL from the coding sequence ATGGAAAACGCGGCACTCTTAAATGCTATAATTCAAAATGCTATAGATGGCATTATAACTATAGACGGAAGAGGCGTTATTGAAACTATTAATCCTGCTGCATGCTCGCTTTTTCAATATAGTCCAGAAGAGGTTATCGGCAAAAACGTTTTTTATTTAATGCCACCGCCAGATCGGGGGCAACATGATGAATATATAAGGCGATATCAGCACACCGGCGTACCTCATATAATAGGTATAGGCCGCGAGGTCATTGGTCTGCGTAAAGATGGCAGTACATTTCCTTTCAGATTGGCTGTGAGCGAAGTGGCATTTTCTGGTCGAAAAATTTATACGGGTTTTATACATGACCTAAGCAAACAAAAAGAGGCTGAGGAACAACTTAGAGATTATGCAGCACACCTGGAAGAGCTGGTGGAAGAACGGACGCAATCTTTAAAAGAATCGGTAATGGCGTTGCAAAACGCGAAAGAAGAAGTAAGCCTGTCCTTAGAAAAGGAAAAAGAGCTGAGCCAGCTGAAAAGCCGCTTTGTATCCATGGCATCCCACGAGTTTCGTACGCCACTAAGTGCTATCCAGCTATCCGCCTCGCTTATTGACAAATATGCACAGGCTTTCAATAGCGACAATATAGCCAAGCACGTAGGCAAAATAAAAAACGCAGTAGGCAACCTTACAACTATACTTAACGATTTTTTATCCTTAGAAAAGTTGGAGGCGGGTAAAGTAAATCCGGCATTCTCCACGTTCGATCTCGTAAAGCTTTCAGAAGAGATAACAGAAGAAATGCAGATAATAGCGAAGCAAAACCAGCATATTATCTATCAGCACACGGGCAAGGAAAGCGTGGTGAACCTCGACCAAAACCTTTTAAAAAACTGCATTTTCAACCTCATAGCCAATGCTATAAAATATTCCGGCGAAAATACTTTTGTTGAGTTTAACACCGAGATCAGCGACGCAGGGTGCACGATCATGATAAAAGATAACGGTATTGGTATACCCGAGAAAGATCAAAAACACTTGTTCGAACCTTTCTTCAGGGCGCATAACACCGGCAACATTCCAGGAACGGGGCTTGGGTTAAACATTGTGGAACGGTACACCAAGCTGATGAATGGCTACATTGAATTCAAGAGCGTTATAAACCAGGGTACATCATTTAAAATCTCATTTAACCGATTATGA
- a CDS encoding response regulator: MSKQVLIIEDNTDIRENIVEILELADFGVLQADNGKVGVELAMKHKPDIILCDIMMPDLDGYGVLYMLNKNVETAAIPFIFLTAKAERVDLRKGMEMGADDYLTKPFDDIELLTAIESRLKKRQVQESFYSNTLDKLTGLLAKNSGLAELKKVVAERKSRPVKKNQVIYYDGDRGNGLFIVLSGRIKTAKLADDGRELMTGIYSADDYLGINAMLANEPYADTATALEDSQLCLIPKEQLDNLIGQYPDVAREFIRILANDVRDKEEQLLHLAYNSVRKRMAGSLLKLYKQSNDNNGIKISREDLAALAGMASETVSRTLSDFKDEGLIEKKGSLITIIDELRLSKMKN, encoded by the coding sequence ATGAGCAAGCAAGTATTGATAATTGAAGACAACACGGATATCCGCGAAAATATAGTTGAGATACTTGAATTGGCAGATTTCGGCGTTTTACAGGCAGATAATGGCAAAGTTGGTGTAGAGCTTGCCATGAAGCACAAACCAGATATTATTCTTTGCGACATTATGATGCCCGACCTGGATGGATACGGTGTGCTCTATATGCTCAACAAAAATGTAGAAACCGCCGCTATACCCTTTATCTTCTTAACTGCCAAAGCAGAGCGCGTAGATCTGCGAAAAGGCATGGAAATGGGTGCAGATGATTATCTCACCAAGCCATTTGACGACATAGAACTACTCACCGCTATAGAAAGCCGGTTGAAAAAGCGGCAAGTTCAGGAGAGTTTTTACAGTAACACGCTGGATAAGCTAACGGGCTTGCTGGCTAAAAACAGCGGCCTTGCTGAACTAAAAAAAGTTGTGGCCGAACGTAAAAGCAGGCCCGTCAAAAAAAATCAGGTTATATATTATGATGGCGATAGAGGCAATGGTTTGTTTATTGTTCTAAGCGGAAGAATAAAGACAGCAAAGCTTGCCGATGACGGCCGTGAATTAATGACCGGTATATATTCAGCTGATGATTACCTGGGTATAAACGCGATGCTTGCCAATGAGCCGTATGCCGACACTGCTACAGCTTTAGAAGATTCGCAACTTTGTTTAATACCTAAAGAACAGCTTGATAATTTAATTGGACAGTACCCCGATGTGGCACGAGAATTTATACGGATACTGGCCAACGACGTAAGAGATAAGGAGGAACAACTCCTGCATCTCGCTTATAATTCGGTACGTAAACGCATGGCGGGTTCATTATTAAAGCTGTACAAGCAAAGTAACGACAATAATGGTATTAAGATTAGCCGCGAAGATCTTGCAGCCCTTGCAGGCATGGCCTCTGAAACGGTAAGCCGCACTTTATCAGATTTTAAAGACGAAGGGCTGATAGAAAAGAAAGGCAGCCTGATAACGATCATTGATGAACTCAGGCTCTCTAAAATGAAAAACTGA
- a CDS encoding 2-hydroxyacid dehydrogenase, producing the protein MKVVAYSIKPFEKEFLSKANQKKHDITLISNPLGLDTAIYAEGKDAVVVFTNDEVSAPVVERLATLGIKYISTRSAGTDHIDREATAKFGIKVANVPYYSPEAIAEHAVALAFALNRKLIKANEQGHIFNFTNNGLLGFNFSGKTVGIVGLGNTGLASASIFKGLGCSVIGYDLQFPNNETSIKHVSLPDLYAQSDIISLHVPLTPGTRHIINRDALTQMRDGVMLINTSRGALIKTTDVIQALYAGKIGYLGLDVYEFEKGLFFEDHEHDVNKDKILQELMQFEQVLITPHQAYLTREALQSIADQTIGNLDKWQQNKCVGKACACAKNCRIPVASTSHQ; encoded by the coding sequence ATGAAAGTAGTGGCATACAGCATTAAACCGTTTGAGAAGGAGTTTCTTTCAAAAGCTAATCAAAAAAAGCACGATATAACCCTTATATCAAATCCGCTTGGCTTAGACACTGCTATTTACGCTGAAGGGAAAGACGCAGTTGTGGTGTTTACCAACGATGAAGTTTCGGCGCCGGTTGTAGAGCGCCTGGCTACTTTAGGGATTAAATATATATCCACCCGCTCTGCCGGCACAGATCACATTGACAGAGAAGCAACTGCTAAGTTTGGAATAAAAGTAGCCAACGTCCCCTACTATTCCCCCGAAGCCATTGCGGAACATGCCGTTGCGCTAGCTTTTGCGCTCAACCGTAAACTTATTAAAGCTAATGAGCAGGGCCACATTTTTAACTTTACTAACAACGGCCTTTTAGGGTTTAATTTCTCAGGTAAAACGGTAGGGATCGTAGGACTGGGAAATACTGGTTTAGCGTCAGCTTCCATTTTTAAAGGACTTGGTTGTAGTGTTATTGGGTACGACCTACAGTTTCCGAACAACGAGACATCTATAAAGCATGTTTCTTTACCTGATCTTTACGCCCAATCAGACATTATTTCTCTACACGTGCCATTAACTCCGGGCACCAGGCACATCATCAACCGGGATGCTTTAACGCAAATGAGAGATGGTGTAATGCTTATTAATACCTCCCGCGGTGCTCTTATTAAAACAACCGATGTTATCCAGGCACTTTACGCCGGCAAAATAGGCTACCTGGGCTTGGATGTTTATGAATTTGAGAAGGGATTGTTTTTTGAAGATCATGAACATGATGTTAATAAAGATAAGATACTACAGGAGCTGATGCAGTTTGAGCAGGTGCTTATAACACCCCACCAGGCGTATCTTACACGTGAAGCCTTGCAAAGCATAGCAGACCAGACCATTGGCAACCTGGATAAATGGCAACAAAATAAATGCGTGGGCAAAGCATGTGCCTGCGCCAAAAATTGCCGTATTCCGGTTGCATCAACTTCACATCAATAA
- the hemN gene encoding oxygen-independent coproporphyrinogen III oxidase, with the protein MDKYLQAKYNVAAPRYTSYPTMPYWDTDHFSVARWEDSVKSSFFQTNEKDGISLYVHLPFCESLCTYCGCNTRITKNHNVEEPYINAVLKEWNMYRSLMDTAPVLRELHLGGGTPTFFSPANLQKLITGLLSWVNIHPDAEFSFEAHPGNTTAEHLQTLFDLGFRRLSLGIQDFDPAVQLIINRHQTLKQVRNVTYTARKIGYTSVNYDLIYGLPLQTTDSLVKTMHLVSELVPDRIAFYSYAHVPWIKPGQRKFTEADLPDAPTKVKLYDIGRSLLKNYGYVEVGMDHFALPDDQLVAAEKTGDLHRNFMGYTHQHTQLLIGLGVSAISDSWYAFAQNEKKLEDYINTIELGALPIFKGHLLTGEDIVIRKHILEIMCTGKTTWNYHNEPFEGLLKGIERLEPLAEDGLIDLCSWGLQVTNPGKRYLRNICMALDSRLWNDKPATQLFSMAI; encoded by the coding sequence ATGGACAAATATTTACAAGCAAAGTATAATGTAGCAGCGCCGCGTTATACCAGCTATCCAACTATGCCCTACTGGGACACTGATCATTTCTCTGTGGCACGATGGGAGGATTCGGTAAAGAGCTCGTTCTTTCAAACTAACGAAAAAGATGGTATCAGCCTGTACGTGCATTTGCCATTTTGCGAAAGCCTGTGCACCTATTGCGGCTGCAACACCCGTATTACCAAAAACCATAATGTAGAAGAACCGTATATAAACGCTGTACTTAAGGAATGGAACATGTACCGCTCTTTAATGGATACCGCTCCGGTACTACGCGAACTTCATTTGGGTGGTGGTACACCAACCTTTTTTAGTCCTGCTAACCTGCAAAAGCTAATCACTGGACTATTAAGTTGGGTAAACATTCACCCCGATGCGGAATTTAGTTTCGAGGCACATCCGGGTAATACAACTGCAGAGCATCTTCAGACTTTATTTGACCTTGGCTTCAGGCGCCTGAGCCTTGGCATACAAGACTTTGATCCTGCCGTGCAGTTGATCATCAACCGTCATCAAACGCTGAAGCAGGTACGTAATGTTACCTACACAGCACGAAAAATTGGTTACACTTCGGTGAACTATGATCTCATCTACGGCTTACCGCTACAAACAACAGACAGCCTGGTGAAAACAATGCACCTGGTAAGTGAACTGGTGCCAGACAGAATAGCTTTTTACAGTTACGCTCATGTACCCTGGATAAAACCCGGCCAGCGCAAATTTACAGAAGCAGATCTGCCAGACGCACCAACAAAGGTTAAGCTTTATGATATTGGCCGCAGCCTTTTAAAAAACTACGGCTATGTTGAAGTTGGCATGGATCACTTTGCGTTGCCTGACGACCAGCTGGTTGCCGCTGAAAAAACAGGTGATTTGCACCGTAACTTTATGGGCTATACGCATCAGCATACTCAATTGCTTATAGGTTTGGGCGTATCGGCAATAAGTGACAGTTGGTACGCATTTGCTCAAAATGAAAAAAAGCTTGAGGACTACATCAATACCATTGAACTTGGTGCGCTGCCAATATTTAAAGGCCATTTATTAACCGGTGAAGACATTGTTATCCGCAAGCATATTTTAGAGATAATGTGCACCGGTAAAACCACCTGGAACTACCACAACGAGCCATTTGAAGGCTTGCTTAAAGGCATCGAACGTTTAGAGCCGCTTGCGGAAGACGGCTTGATAGATTTATGCTCCTGGGGGCTGCAGGTAACAAACCCCGGCAAACGGTACCTGCGCAACATTTGCATGGCGCTTGATAGCAGGCTGTGGAACGACAAACCCGCTACACAGCTATTTAGTATGGCTATTTAA
- the adhP gene encoding alcohol dehydrogenase AdhP, giving the protein MIPKMMRAAVVQEFGQPLLIKDVPVPSPAQNQILVKVIACGVCHTDLHAANGDWPVKPQLPLIPGHEAIGYVVALGPGVERVKIGDIVGAPWLHSACGCCEYCITGWETLCGEQKNGGYSVNGGFAEYVVADARYVAQLPAGIYFAEMAPIICAGVTVYKGLKETEVKPGEWVAISGIGGLGHLAVQYAKAMGMHVAAIDVADDKLELAKRLGAEITVNALNQDPATAIKSATSGMHGVLVTAVSPIAFEQGIGMLRRMGTIALVGLPKGSFDLPIFETVLNRYTVRGSIVGTRKDMQEAVAFAVEGKVKAAIHTAKLEDINHVFDMMRSGDINGRIVLEIGTP; this is encoded by the coding sequence ATGATACCAAAAATGATGAGAGCGGCGGTTGTTCAAGAGTTTGGACAGCCGCTTTTGATTAAAGACGTGCCTGTACCCAGCCCTGCGCAAAACCAAATATTGGTAAAGGTAATAGCTTGCGGCGTATGCCACACAGACCTGCATGCTGCTAACGGCGACTGGCCTGTAAAACCACAGTTGCCGCTAATTCCCGGTCATGAGGCAATTGGCTATGTGGTAGCCTTAGGGCCTGGCGTTGAGCGCGTAAAGATTGGCGACATTGTAGGCGCTCCGTGGCTACACAGTGCCTGCGGGTGTTGCGAATATTGCATTACAGGATGGGAAACCCTTTGCGGAGAACAAAAAAATGGCGGGTATAGCGTAAACGGTGGTTTTGCCGAGTACGTTGTAGCTGATGCCAGGTATGTAGCGCAATTACCGGCAGGAATATACTTTGCAGAAATGGCTCCTATAATTTGCGCCGGAGTAACCGTTTACAAAGGATTGAAGGAGACGGAGGTAAAACCTGGTGAGTGGGTGGCCATATCGGGTATTGGAGGGCTTGGCCACCTTGCGGTGCAGTATGCAAAAGCCATGGGCATGCATGTTGCTGCTATTGACGTAGCCGACGACAAGCTGGAGCTAGCTAAACGATTAGGGGCAGAGATAACCGTTAACGCTCTTAATCAGGACCCCGCAACTGCAATCAAGAGTGCGACAAGCGGTATGCATGGTGTGCTGGTTACTGCGGTTTCGCCGATAGCTTTTGAGCAGGGAATAGGAATGTTGAGGCGAATGGGTACAATAGCTTTGGTTGGCCTGCCAAAAGGCAGTTTTGATCTGCCGATTTTTGAAACCGTACTAAACCGTTACACTGTTCGTGGTTCTATTGTTGGAACCCGTAAGGATATGCAGGAAGCCGTTGCTTTTGCAGTGGAAGGGAAAGTTAAAGCTGCTATCCATACAGCAAAGCTGGAAGATATCAATCACGTATTCGATATGATGCGCAGCGGCGACATTAATGGCCGGATAGTACTGGAGATAGGAACACCATAA
- a CDS encoding sulfite exporter TauE/SafE family protein: MGNNQVAFFIGLLGSVHCVGMCGPLAFSIPSLQKSWLSIVADKLLYNLGRVLTYATLGLLLGYLGKLLWLAGAQQMISVTSGIVIIAVGLVRVLKYKNNKLNISQSLPFYKLINFALKHHAGHFALGMLNGLLPCGFVYVALFGALNTSSAAEAATFMFWFGIGTVPLMLTAALSFKLLGPLVRRRINFAMPYLMIVLGCWFILRGAGLDLPYLSPLIKASGASVCH; the protein is encoded by the coding sequence ATGGGCAATAACCAGGTAGCATTTTTTATAGGTTTGCTTGGTAGCGTACATTGCGTTGGCATGTGTGGTCCGCTAGCCTTCAGCATCCCTTCGCTACAAAAGAGTTGGCTTTCAATAGTTGCTGATAAATTGCTTTATAATCTGGGACGCGTTTTAACTTATGCAACTTTAGGGCTTCTGCTCGGTTACCTTGGTAAACTGCTTTGGCTGGCCGGAGCGCAGCAGATGATTAGCGTTACAAGTGGGATTGTTATAATTGCTGTGGGGCTGGTTAGAGTACTTAAGTACAAAAACAATAAACTAAATATTAGCCAGTCGTTACCTTTTTATAAACTCATTAATTTTGCTCTTAAACATCATGCAGGGCACTTTGCTTTGGGCATGCTTAATGGCCTTCTACCGTGCGGCTTTGTATATGTTGCGCTGTTTGGTGCGCTCAATACTAGCTCCGCAGCAGAAGCCGCAACATTTATGTTTTGGTTTGGCATAGGTACGGTTCCGTTAATGCTTACTGCAGCATTAAGTTTTAAACTGCTTGGTCCGCTGGTGCGTCGCCGTATAAACTTCGCAATGCCCTATTTAATGATTGTGCTGGGTTGCTGGTTTATTTTGCGCGGAGCGGGTTTGGATTTACCGTACCTCAGTCCGCTAATTAAAGCTTCAGGGGCAAGCGTTTGTCATTAA
- a CDS encoding FixH family protein produces the protein MNWGKGLVIGMLLFMSFIVGMSCYMFKLPADDYDREYYEKGLTFNSDFKKERQVIIDKAQPLMSVNAENIMIRFTAPATGTVRFIDPASQNRDKIYRVETNGDVSMALPKGGLTNGKWNVTINWKSGAHQYLYKQDINIHGQ, from the coding sequence ATGAACTGGGGAAAAGGATTAGTTATCGGCATGCTGCTCTTTATGAGTTTTATTGTGGGCATGAGCTGTTACATGTTTAAACTACCAGCGGACGACTATGACCGTGAGTACTATGAGAAAGGCTTAACTTTTAACAGTGATTTTAAAAAAGAACGGCAAGTGATAATCGATAAGGCACAACCGCTGATGAGTGTAAATGCTGAAAATATCATGATCCGGTTTACTGCGCCGGCAACGGGTACAGTTAGATTTATAGATCCCGCCAGCCAAAACAGAGACAAAATCTATCGGGTCGAAACAAATGGTGATGTTTCTATGGCTTTACCTAAAGGGGGGCTCACGAACGGCAAATGGAACGTAACGATCAACTGGAAAAGCGGCGCGCACCAGTATTTGTATAAACAAGATATTAATATACATGGGCAATAA
- the ccoG gene encoding cytochrome c oxidase accessory protein CcoG: protein MDTVISDAGVEKRRWLYPALRKGQLYKWRAAVSYVYLLVFFAGPLLRIGGQPFLLLNVIERKFVILGQVFWPQDIFLFVIATLIFVVFVTLFTIAFGRIFCGWICPQTIFMEMVFRRIEIWIEGDANKRRKLDASEWTNEKILKKGAKHLIFILLSFLIANTFLAYVIGSENLVKIITEPVNAHVVGFISIWIFTVVFYLVYSQVRELVCTVICPYGRLQGVLIDKDTVVVAYNEVRGEPRGKLKKDSADNPKGDCVDCNLCVAVCPTGIDIRKGTQLECINCTACIDACNYVMDKINKPPALIGYYSENMIVNNQKPAFTWRMAGYSAIMLVLMCVMGYFVFSRSEVDMTVMRGAGMLYQEQPGGYISNIYNAEIINKSNQPKRIIIKPTDPAVKIKYIQAPAVIEKGSSLKVVFFVMMPAAAIQSPKTTVTLQLLTGNKVLETKSTSFIGPVND, encoded by the coding sequence ATGGATACAGTCATAAGTGATGCTGGCGTAGAGAAAAGGAGATGGCTGTATCCGGCACTGCGTAAAGGACAGTTGTACAAATGGCGGGCTGCTGTTAGTTATGTGTATTTGCTGGTCTTTTTTGCAGGGCCGCTTTTAAGGATCGGTGGACAGCCCTTTCTGTTGCTGAATGTTATAGAGCGCAAATTTGTTATTCTTGGACAGGTGTTTTGGCCGCAGGACATCTTCTTGTTTGTGATAGCAACACTGATATTTGTAGTATTTGTTACGCTGTTCACTATTGCTTTTGGCAGGATATTCTGCGGATGGATATGCCCGCAAACCATTTTTATGGAAATGGTTTTTCGCAGGATTGAGATATGGATTGAGGGTGATGCCAACAAACGCCGCAAGCTTGATGCGAGCGAATGGACGAACGAGAAGATCCTAAAAAAAGGAGCTAAGCATTTAATATTTATTCTGCTTTCATTCCTTATAGCCAATACATTCCTCGCTTACGTTATTGGTAGTGAAAACCTGGTCAAGATAATAACCGAGCCGGTTAACGCCCATGTGGTTGGCTTTATAAGCATATGGATTTTCACAGTGGTCTTTTACCTGGTATATAGCCAGGTGCGCGAGCTTGTTTGCACCGTTATATGCCCTTATGGCCGCCTACAAGGGGTGTTAATAGATAAGGATACGGTCGTAGTAGCGTATAATGAAGTTAGGGGAGAGCCACGTGGTAAACTAAAGAAAGATAGCGCCGACAATCCAAAAGGTGACTGTGTAGACTGCAACCTATGCGTTGCTGTTTGCCCAACCGGTATCGATATCCGGAAAGGTACCCAGTTAGAGTGTATAAACTGCACTGCTTGTATTGATGCCTGTAACTATGTTATGGATAAGATAAACAAGCCTCCTGCCCTAATAGGTTACTATTCGGAGAATATGATTGTAAACAATCAGAAGCCAGCTTTTACGTGGCGAATGGCAGGGTACAGCGCCATTATGTTAGTGCTTATGTGTGTGATGGGCTATTTCGTATTTAGCCGCAGCGAGGTTGACATGACAGTTATGCGTGGCGCAGGCATGCTATACCAGGAGCAGCCGGGAGGCTATATTAGCAATATATACAACGCCGAGATCATCAATAAATCTAACCAGCCAAAAAGGATAATTATTAAACCTACAGACCCGGCAGTTAAGATAAAATATATTCAGGCGCCGGCTGTAATTGAAAAAGGAAGTTCGCTAAAGGTGGTGTTCTTTGTAATGATGCCCGCGGCTGCTATTCAATCGCCTAAAACCACGGTAACGCTACAGTTGCTAACTGGCAACAAAGTGCTGGAAACCAAAAGTACTTCCTTTATAGGACCTGTAAACGACTAA